The Astatotilapia calliptera chromosome 2, fAstCal1.2, whole genome shotgun sequence genome includes a window with the following:
- the hmmr gene encoding hyaluronan mediated motility receptor isoform X1, producing the protein MSFSRAPLRRFNEHVGCAPPPGSYEVKPGDLRGVASFDKSDRFKPPKAADGAAMLPPPPSPSRNPLVSPVRRTLSLDVLPEGSSAKKDRNGMTAERKQQKLLEKEIRSLVQQRGEQDRRVLALEEELKKVEAKLLAAIRERTGLTASVTTLERQRAELKKVNEFLKNKVSADTTKKRINSLTMELMEARNTLDVKNQEFSVLQINTEGQIKVLETDLQAARATLAALKDRNKDLEDLHQVTKSQNEDLENENARLHAVIRELREEIRVVQGYLDATNDENQELRLKIQEKTQNTVAGSQVEKLKQLESELERCVSELETTQDALRQKEEVVRKLQQELQSTKDALWEMEKKLEEQEQELKSSMSAMEEQIKLANQDVQESQVTVGQQEAELSRLREVLRRTEKELDERVAHLEQRCLFSEEERSKTQEEGLRRVEELKKELGLLKEAKKEETKRCTELQEEHAKLTEELAKERSLVDSLSVLVEQVREDSENRFRQLKEEMEEVLGELALMEEQEQNNQEMTESRETLQRQLERQLSDTEALLESKSNDMAAVKEEHLAAVRVLEEAHTKSLSKMAETVTELESTREALKEAKERQRELELEIKEVILTGFQQKEEEIKRVREWLKEQQAIQLAGVKASEQILRMLLEVQACLAQKDDEMKAAEASHAVQISQLQQEVQLQKKEKEDALGQLGEERGQSVAQFQKEREKAQKLLEEISGEKEEMTTQLKQEREEKVKIQIALQEEKEACEVERKDHQQLRSEVIILQTELERLKEERKGLLSQVELRDQSKVDLENQLSTAEQARNLLQSHLDEVEQETESFRAQLGLAEEKTQALQLVLDEVRQDGRAIREQVKVLTQEKVTLQWELEEQRQELQRQITEAQEKSSSSSETEHWKKQYEELFAKVKPFQEQLNAFAAERNALLNENGANQEELNKLADAYARLLGHQNQKQKIKHVVKLKDENISLKQEVSKLRSQVSWLKTDLEQVKSKLPGAPRRRFDPSKAFQHDKENRQTETSEPLKDCKHFHLARTLKE; encoded by the exons atgtctttttcacgAGCTCCTTTGAGGAGATTCAACGAACACGTAG GTTGCGCCCCTCCTCCGGGGTCCTATGAGGTTAAACCTGGGGACCTGAGAGGAGTGGCATCCTTTGACAAATCTGATCGATTCAAACCTCCTAAAGCGG CTGATGGAGCTGCTATGCTGCCGCCACCACCATCGCCTTCCAGAAATCCCTTAGTTTCTCCTGTCCGCAGGACTCTGTCGCTTGATGTCCTT CCTGAAGGGTCAAGTGCAAAGAAAGACAGGAATGGCATGACTGCGGAGAGGAAGCAGCAGAAACTACTGGAGAAGGAG ATCCGGTCCCTGGTGCAACAGCGTGGGGAGCAGGATCGTCGGGTACTCGCCCTGGAAGAAGAGCTAAAGAAGGTAGAGGCCAAGCTGTTGGCTGCAATCAGGGAAAGGACCGGGCTCACTGCCAGTGTTACCACACTTGAGAGACAGCGAGCTGAACTCAAGAAAGTCAACGAGTTCCTAAAAAACAAG gtGTCTGCTGATACAACAAAAAAGAGAATCAATTCCCTTACCATGGAGTTGATGGAAGCTAGGAACACTTTGGATGTGAAAAACCAG gaaTTTAGTGTACTTCAGATTAACACTGAAGGCCAAATAAAAGTTTTAGAAACTGACCTACAAGCTGCAAGGGCTACACTCGCAGCTTTAAAGGACAGGAATAAAGACTTGG AGGACCTCCATCAggtgacaaaaagtcagaatgAAGATCTGGAAAACGAAAATGCTCGATTACATG CTGTGATACGGGAGCTCAGGGAGGAGATCCGTGTAGTGCAGGGATACCTGGATGCAACCAATGATGAAAACCAG GAGCTCCGCTTGAAGATTCAAGAGAAGACACAGAACACTGTTGCTGGTTCCCAAGTGGAGAAACTAAA GCAGCTGGAGTCCGAACTAGAGCGGTGTGTTTCTGAGCTTGAAACCACTCAAGATGCGCTGCGGCAAAAAGAGGAGGTGGTACGCAAACTCCAGCAAGAGCTGCAGTCAACAAAGGATGCTTTATGGGAAATGGAAAAGAAGTTGGAGGAACAAGAGCAGGAGCTGAAGTCTTCTATGAGTGCCATGGAGGAACAAATAAAGTTAGCCAACCAAGATGTTCAAGAATCTCAAGTGACAGTAGGCCAGCAGGAAGCAGAGCTTTCTAGACTGAGGGAGGTGCTCCGGAGAACGGAGAAGGAGCTGGATGAGCGAGTGGCGCATCTTGAACAGAGGTGTCTGTTTTCTGAGGAAGAGAGAA GCAAGACTCAGGAGGAGGGACTAAGGAGGGTGGAAGAGTTGAAGAAGGAGCTGGGCTTGCTAAAGGAGGCTAAAAAAGAGGAGACAAAGAGATGCACTGAGCTCCAGGAAGAACATGCCAAGCTTACTGAGGAACTGGCAAAGGAAAGG TCATTAGTGGACTCCCTATCTGTGCTAGTGGAGCAGGTGCGAGAGGATTCTGAGAATCGGTTCAGACAGCTAAAGGAAGAGATGGAGGAGGTCCTGGGAGAGCTTGCCCTTATGGAAGAACAGGAGCAGAATAATCAGGAAATGACAGAGAGTCGGGAGACCCTCCAAAGGCAGCTGGAGAGACAGCTGAGTGATACAGAAGCACTTTTGGAGAG taaaagcaATGACATGGCAGCTGTGAAAGAGGAGCATTTAGCTGCTGTGAGAGTGCTTGAAGAGGCGCACACAAAGTCCCTGAGCAAGATGGCAGAAACTGTCACGGAGCTGGAAAG TACCAGAGAGGCTTTAAAGGAAGCAAAGGAAAGGCAGAGAGAGCTAGAACTTGAAATTAAGGAGGTGATCCTCACAGGGTTTCaacagaaggaggaggagatcaAGAGAGTCAGGGAATGGTTAAAAGAGCAGCAGGCGATACAGTTAGCTGGAGTGAAAGCCAGCGAGCAGATTTTGAG AATGTTGCTGGAGGTGCAGGCTTGCCTTGCACAAAAAGATGATGAGATGAAGGCCGCGGAGGCGAGCCACGCTGTTCAGATCAGTCAGCTACAGCAGGAGGTACAGCtgcagaaaaaggagaaagaagacGCACTGGGACAACTGGGGGAAGAGAGAGGTCAGAGTGTAGCTCAGTTCcaaaaagagagggaaaaagcCCAGAAACTGCTGGAGGAAATCagtggggaaaaggaggaaatgACGACACAGCTCAAACAAGAAAGAGAGGAGAAGGTTAAAATTCAGATCGCCCTTCAGGAGGAGAAGGAAGCATGTGAGGTTGAAAGGAAAGACCACCAGCAGCTAAGGTCAGAGGTGATCATACTACAGACTGAGCTCGAGAGATTAAAGGAGGAAAGGAAAGGTCTACTGTCTCAGGTAGAGCTCAGAGACCAATCTAAGGTGGATCTTGAAAATCAACTTAGCACGGCCGAGCAGGCCAGAAATCTGCTTCAGTCTCACCTGGATGAGGTTGAACAAGAAACCGAGAGCTTCCGGGCCCAATTAGGCCTcgcagaagagaaaacacaagctCTGCAGCTCGTGTTGGATGAGGTGCGACAAGACGGACGAGCTATAAGAGAGCAGGTAAAAGTACTGACTCAGGAGAAGGTTACGCTGCAGTGGGAGTTGGAGGAGCAGCGGCAGGAACTGCAAAGACAAATAACTGAAGCACAAGAGAAGAG TTCTTCAAGTTCAGAGACCGAGCACTGGAAGAAACAATATGAGGAGCTGTTTGCCAAAGTCAAGCCCTTCCAG GAACAGCTCAATGCCTTTGCAGCAGAGCGAAATGCACTACTTAATGAGAACGGGGCAAACCAGGAGGAATTAAACAAACTGGCTGACGCTTACGCTCGCCTCTTGGGACACCAGAACCAGAAGCAGAAGATCAAACACGTGGTGAAGCTGAAGGATGAGAACATCTCTCTGAAACAG gaggtGTCTAAGCTTCGCTCTCAGGTGAGCTGGCTAAAGACTGATCTGGAGCAAGTGAAGTCAAAGCTCCCCGGTGCGCCTCGCCGCAGGTTTGACCCCAGCAAAGCTTTCCAACATGATAAGGAGAACAGGCAAACTGAAACGTCTGAGCCGCTTAAAGACTGTAAGCACTTTCATCTGGCCAGAACCTTGAAGGAATGA
- the hmmr gene encoding hyaluronan mediated motility receptor isoform X4, translating to MSFSRAPLRRFNEHVGCAPPPGSYEVKPGDLRGVASFDKSDRFKPPKAADGAAMLPPPPSPSRNPLVSPVRRTLSLDVLPEGSSAKKDRNGMTAERKQQKLLEKEIRSLVQQRGEQDRRVLALEEELKKVEAKLLAAIRERTGLTASVTTLERQRAELKKVNEFLKNKVSADTTKKRINSLTMELMEARNTLDVKNQEFSVLQINTEGQIKVLETDLQAARATLAALKDRNKDLEDLHQVTKSQNEDLENENARLHAVIRELREEIRVVQGYLDATNDENQELRLKIQEKTQNTVAGSQVEKLKQLESELERCVSELETTQDALRQKEEVVRKLQQELQSTKDALWEMEKKLEEQEQELKSSMSAMEEQIKLANQDVQESQVTVGQQEAELSRLREVLRRTEKELDERVAHLEQRCLFSEEERSKTQEEGLRRVEELKKELGLLKEAKKEETKRCTELQEEHAKLTEELAKERSLVDSLSVLVEQVREDSENRFRQLKEEMEEVLGELALMEEQEQNNQEMTESRETLQRQLERQLSDTEALLESKSNDMAAVKEEHLAAVRVLEEAHTKSLSKMAETVTELERMLLEVQACLAQKDDEMKAAEASHAVQISQLQQEVQLQKKEKEDALGQLGEERGQSVAQFQKEREKAQKLLEEISGEKEEMTTQLKQEREEKVKIQIALQEEKEACEVERKDHQQLRSEVIILQTELERLKEERKGLLSQVELRDQSKVDLENQLSTAEQARNLLQSHLDEVEQETESFRAQLGLAEEKTQALQLVLDEVRQDGRAIREQVKVLTQEKVTLQWELEEQRQELQRQITEAQEKSSSSSETEHWKKQYEELFAKVKPFQEQLNAFAAERNALLNENGANQEELNKLADAYARLLGHQNQKQKIKHVVKLKDENISLKQEVSKLRSQVSWLKTDLEQVKSKLPGAPRRRFDPSKAFQHDKENRQTETSEPLKDCKHFHLARTLKE from the exons atgtctttttcacgAGCTCCTTTGAGGAGATTCAACGAACACGTAG GTTGCGCCCCTCCTCCGGGGTCCTATGAGGTTAAACCTGGGGACCTGAGAGGAGTGGCATCCTTTGACAAATCTGATCGATTCAAACCTCCTAAAGCGG CTGATGGAGCTGCTATGCTGCCGCCACCACCATCGCCTTCCAGAAATCCCTTAGTTTCTCCTGTCCGCAGGACTCTGTCGCTTGATGTCCTT CCTGAAGGGTCAAGTGCAAAGAAAGACAGGAATGGCATGACTGCGGAGAGGAAGCAGCAGAAACTACTGGAGAAGGAG ATCCGGTCCCTGGTGCAACAGCGTGGGGAGCAGGATCGTCGGGTACTCGCCCTGGAAGAAGAGCTAAAGAAGGTAGAGGCCAAGCTGTTGGCTGCAATCAGGGAAAGGACCGGGCTCACTGCCAGTGTTACCACACTTGAGAGACAGCGAGCTGAACTCAAGAAAGTCAACGAGTTCCTAAAAAACAAG gtGTCTGCTGATACAACAAAAAAGAGAATCAATTCCCTTACCATGGAGTTGATGGAAGCTAGGAACACTTTGGATGTGAAAAACCAG gaaTTTAGTGTACTTCAGATTAACACTGAAGGCCAAATAAAAGTTTTAGAAACTGACCTACAAGCTGCAAGGGCTACACTCGCAGCTTTAAAGGACAGGAATAAAGACTTGG AGGACCTCCATCAggtgacaaaaagtcagaatgAAGATCTGGAAAACGAAAATGCTCGATTACATG CTGTGATACGGGAGCTCAGGGAGGAGATCCGTGTAGTGCAGGGATACCTGGATGCAACCAATGATGAAAACCAG GAGCTCCGCTTGAAGATTCAAGAGAAGACACAGAACACTGTTGCTGGTTCCCAAGTGGAGAAACTAAA GCAGCTGGAGTCCGAACTAGAGCGGTGTGTTTCTGAGCTTGAAACCACTCAAGATGCGCTGCGGCAAAAAGAGGAGGTGGTACGCAAACTCCAGCAAGAGCTGCAGTCAACAAAGGATGCTTTATGGGAAATGGAAAAGAAGTTGGAGGAACAAGAGCAGGAGCTGAAGTCTTCTATGAGTGCCATGGAGGAACAAATAAAGTTAGCCAACCAAGATGTTCAAGAATCTCAAGTGACAGTAGGCCAGCAGGAAGCAGAGCTTTCTAGACTGAGGGAGGTGCTCCGGAGAACGGAGAAGGAGCTGGATGAGCGAGTGGCGCATCTTGAACAGAGGTGTCTGTTTTCTGAGGAAGAGAGAA GCAAGACTCAGGAGGAGGGACTAAGGAGGGTGGAAGAGTTGAAGAAGGAGCTGGGCTTGCTAAAGGAGGCTAAAAAAGAGGAGACAAAGAGATGCACTGAGCTCCAGGAAGAACATGCCAAGCTTACTGAGGAACTGGCAAAGGAAAGG TCATTAGTGGACTCCCTATCTGTGCTAGTGGAGCAGGTGCGAGAGGATTCTGAGAATCGGTTCAGACAGCTAAAGGAAGAGATGGAGGAGGTCCTGGGAGAGCTTGCCCTTATGGAAGAACAGGAGCAGAATAATCAGGAAATGACAGAGAGTCGGGAGACCCTCCAAAGGCAGCTGGAGAGACAGCTGAGTGATACAGAAGCACTTTTGGAGAG taaaagcaATGACATGGCAGCTGTGAAAGAGGAGCATTTAGCTGCTGTGAGAGTGCTTGAAGAGGCGCACACAAAGTCCCTGAGCAAGATGGCAGAAACTGTCACGGAGCTGGAAAG AATGTTGCTGGAGGTGCAGGCTTGCCTTGCACAAAAAGATGATGAGATGAAGGCCGCGGAGGCGAGCCACGCTGTTCAGATCAGTCAGCTACAGCAGGAGGTACAGCtgcagaaaaaggagaaagaagacGCACTGGGACAACTGGGGGAAGAGAGAGGTCAGAGTGTAGCTCAGTTCcaaaaagagagggaaaaagcCCAGAAACTGCTGGAGGAAATCagtggggaaaaggaggaaatgACGACACAGCTCAAACAAGAAAGAGAGGAGAAGGTTAAAATTCAGATCGCCCTTCAGGAGGAGAAGGAAGCATGTGAGGTTGAAAGGAAAGACCACCAGCAGCTAAGGTCAGAGGTGATCATACTACAGACTGAGCTCGAGAGATTAAAGGAGGAAAGGAAAGGTCTACTGTCTCAGGTAGAGCTCAGAGACCAATCTAAGGTGGATCTTGAAAATCAACTTAGCACGGCCGAGCAGGCCAGAAATCTGCTTCAGTCTCACCTGGATGAGGTTGAACAAGAAACCGAGAGCTTCCGGGCCCAATTAGGCCTcgcagaagagaaaacacaagctCTGCAGCTCGTGTTGGATGAGGTGCGACAAGACGGACGAGCTATAAGAGAGCAGGTAAAAGTACTGACTCAGGAGAAGGTTACGCTGCAGTGGGAGTTGGAGGAGCAGCGGCAGGAACTGCAAAGACAAATAACTGAAGCACAAGAGAAGAG TTCTTCAAGTTCAGAGACCGAGCACTGGAAGAAACAATATGAGGAGCTGTTTGCCAAAGTCAAGCCCTTCCAG GAACAGCTCAATGCCTTTGCAGCAGAGCGAAATGCACTACTTAATGAGAACGGGGCAAACCAGGAGGAATTAAACAAACTGGCTGACGCTTACGCTCGCCTCTTGGGACACCAGAACCAGAAGCAGAAGATCAAACACGTGGTGAAGCTGAAGGATGAGAACATCTCTCTGAAACAG gaggtGTCTAAGCTTCGCTCTCAGGTGAGCTGGCTAAAGACTGATCTGGAGCAAGTGAAGTCAAAGCTCCCCGGTGCGCCTCGCCGCAGGTTTGACCCCAGCAAAGCTTTCCAACATGATAAGGAGAACAGGCAAACTGAAACGTCTGAGCCGCTTAAAGACTGTAAGCACTTTCATCTGGCCAGAACCTTGAAGGAATGA
- the hmmr gene encoding hyaluronan mediated motility receptor isoform X2, with product MSFSRAPLRRFNEHVGCAPPPGSYEVKPGDLRGVASFDKSDRFKPPKAADGAAMLPPPPSPSRNPLVSPVRRTLSLDVLPEGSSAKKDRNGMTAERKQQKLLEKEIRSLVQQRGEQDRRVLALEEELKKVEAKLLAAIRERTGLTASVTTLERQRAELKKVNEFLKNKVSADTTKKRINSLTMELMEARNTLDVKNQEFSVLQINTEGQIKVLETDLQAARATLAALKDRNKDLEDLHQVTKSQNEDLENENARLHAVIRELREEIRVVQGYLDATNDENQELRLKIQEKTQNTVAGSQVEKLKQLESELERCVSELETTQDALRQKEEVVRKLQQELQSTKDALWEMEKKLEEQEQELKSSMSAMEEQIKLANQDVQESQVTVGQQEAELSRLREVLRRTEKELDERVAHLEQRCLFSEEERSKTQEEGLRRVEELKKELGLLKEAKKEETKRCTELQEEHAKLTEELAKERSLVDSLSVLVEQVREDSENRFRQLKEEMEEVLGELALMEEQEQNNQEMTESRETLQRQLERQLSDTEALLESKSNDMAAVKEEHLAAVRVLEEAHTKSLSKMAETVTELESTREALKEAKERQRELELEIKEVILTGFQQKEEEIKRVREWLKEQQAIQLAGVKASEQILRMLLEVQACLAQKDDEMKAAEASHAVQISQLQQEVQLQKKEKEDALGQLGEERGQSVAQFQKEREKAQKLLEEISGEKEEMTTQLKQEREEKVKIQIALQEEKEACEVERKDHQQLRSEVIILQTELERLKEERKGLLSQVELRDQSKVDLENQLSTAEQARNLLQSHLDEVEQETESFRAQLGLAEEKTQALQLVLDEVRQDGRAIREQVKVLTQEKVTLQWELEEQRQELQRQITEAQEKSSSSSETEHWKKQYEELFAKVKPFQEQLNAFAAERNALLNENGANQEELNKLADAYARLLGHQNQKQKIKHVVKLKDENISLKQEVSKLRSQVSWLKTDLEQVKSKLPGAPRRRFDPSKAFQHDKENRQTETSEPLKD from the exons atgtctttttcacgAGCTCCTTTGAGGAGATTCAACGAACACGTAG GTTGCGCCCCTCCTCCGGGGTCCTATGAGGTTAAACCTGGGGACCTGAGAGGAGTGGCATCCTTTGACAAATCTGATCGATTCAAACCTCCTAAAGCGG CTGATGGAGCTGCTATGCTGCCGCCACCACCATCGCCTTCCAGAAATCCCTTAGTTTCTCCTGTCCGCAGGACTCTGTCGCTTGATGTCCTT CCTGAAGGGTCAAGTGCAAAGAAAGACAGGAATGGCATGACTGCGGAGAGGAAGCAGCAGAAACTACTGGAGAAGGAG ATCCGGTCCCTGGTGCAACAGCGTGGGGAGCAGGATCGTCGGGTACTCGCCCTGGAAGAAGAGCTAAAGAAGGTAGAGGCCAAGCTGTTGGCTGCAATCAGGGAAAGGACCGGGCTCACTGCCAGTGTTACCACACTTGAGAGACAGCGAGCTGAACTCAAGAAAGTCAACGAGTTCCTAAAAAACAAG gtGTCTGCTGATACAACAAAAAAGAGAATCAATTCCCTTACCATGGAGTTGATGGAAGCTAGGAACACTTTGGATGTGAAAAACCAG gaaTTTAGTGTACTTCAGATTAACACTGAAGGCCAAATAAAAGTTTTAGAAACTGACCTACAAGCTGCAAGGGCTACACTCGCAGCTTTAAAGGACAGGAATAAAGACTTGG AGGACCTCCATCAggtgacaaaaagtcagaatgAAGATCTGGAAAACGAAAATGCTCGATTACATG CTGTGATACGGGAGCTCAGGGAGGAGATCCGTGTAGTGCAGGGATACCTGGATGCAACCAATGATGAAAACCAG GAGCTCCGCTTGAAGATTCAAGAGAAGACACAGAACACTGTTGCTGGTTCCCAAGTGGAGAAACTAAA GCAGCTGGAGTCCGAACTAGAGCGGTGTGTTTCTGAGCTTGAAACCACTCAAGATGCGCTGCGGCAAAAAGAGGAGGTGGTACGCAAACTCCAGCAAGAGCTGCAGTCAACAAAGGATGCTTTATGGGAAATGGAAAAGAAGTTGGAGGAACAAGAGCAGGAGCTGAAGTCTTCTATGAGTGCCATGGAGGAACAAATAAAGTTAGCCAACCAAGATGTTCAAGAATCTCAAGTGACAGTAGGCCAGCAGGAAGCAGAGCTTTCTAGACTGAGGGAGGTGCTCCGGAGAACGGAGAAGGAGCTGGATGAGCGAGTGGCGCATCTTGAACAGAGGTGTCTGTTTTCTGAGGAAGAGAGAA GCAAGACTCAGGAGGAGGGACTAAGGAGGGTGGAAGAGTTGAAGAAGGAGCTGGGCTTGCTAAAGGAGGCTAAAAAAGAGGAGACAAAGAGATGCACTGAGCTCCAGGAAGAACATGCCAAGCTTACTGAGGAACTGGCAAAGGAAAGG TCATTAGTGGACTCCCTATCTGTGCTAGTGGAGCAGGTGCGAGAGGATTCTGAGAATCGGTTCAGACAGCTAAAGGAAGAGATGGAGGAGGTCCTGGGAGAGCTTGCCCTTATGGAAGAACAGGAGCAGAATAATCAGGAAATGACAGAGAGTCGGGAGACCCTCCAAAGGCAGCTGGAGAGACAGCTGAGTGATACAGAAGCACTTTTGGAGAG taaaagcaATGACATGGCAGCTGTGAAAGAGGAGCATTTAGCTGCTGTGAGAGTGCTTGAAGAGGCGCACACAAAGTCCCTGAGCAAGATGGCAGAAACTGTCACGGAGCTGGAAAG TACCAGAGAGGCTTTAAAGGAAGCAAAGGAAAGGCAGAGAGAGCTAGAACTTGAAATTAAGGAGGTGATCCTCACAGGGTTTCaacagaaggaggaggagatcaAGAGAGTCAGGGAATGGTTAAAAGAGCAGCAGGCGATACAGTTAGCTGGAGTGAAAGCCAGCGAGCAGATTTTGAG AATGTTGCTGGAGGTGCAGGCTTGCCTTGCACAAAAAGATGATGAGATGAAGGCCGCGGAGGCGAGCCACGCTGTTCAGATCAGTCAGCTACAGCAGGAGGTACAGCtgcagaaaaaggagaaagaagacGCACTGGGACAACTGGGGGAAGAGAGAGGTCAGAGTGTAGCTCAGTTCcaaaaagagagggaaaaagcCCAGAAACTGCTGGAGGAAATCagtggggaaaaggaggaaatgACGACACAGCTCAAACAAGAAAGAGAGGAGAAGGTTAAAATTCAGATCGCCCTTCAGGAGGAGAAGGAAGCATGTGAGGTTGAAAGGAAAGACCACCAGCAGCTAAGGTCAGAGGTGATCATACTACAGACTGAGCTCGAGAGATTAAAGGAGGAAAGGAAAGGTCTACTGTCTCAGGTAGAGCTCAGAGACCAATCTAAGGTGGATCTTGAAAATCAACTTAGCACGGCCGAGCAGGCCAGAAATCTGCTTCAGTCTCACCTGGATGAGGTTGAACAAGAAACCGAGAGCTTCCGGGCCCAATTAGGCCTcgcagaagagaaaacacaagctCTGCAGCTCGTGTTGGATGAGGTGCGACAAGACGGACGAGCTATAAGAGAGCAGGTAAAAGTACTGACTCAGGAGAAGGTTACGCTGCAGTGGGAGTTGGAGGAGCAGCGGCAGGAACTGCAAAGACAAATAACTGAAGCACAAGAGAAGAG TTCTTCAAGTTCAGAGACCGAGCACTGGAAGAAACAATATGAGGAGCTGTTTGCCAAAGTCAAGCCCTTCCAG GAACAGCTCAATGCCTTTGCAGCAGAGCGAAATGCACTACTTAATGAGAACGGGGCAAACCAGGAGGAATTAAACAAACTGGCTGACGCTTACGCTCGCCTCTTGGGACACCAGAACCAGAAGCAGAAGATCAAACACGTGGTGAAGCTGAAGGATGAGAACATCTCTCTGAAACAG gaggtGTCTAAGCTTCGCTCTCAGGTGAGCTGGCTAAAGACTGATCTGGAGCAAGTGAAGTCAAAGCTCCCCGGTGCGCCTCGCCGCAGGTTTGACCCCAGCAAAGCTTTCCAACATGATAAGGAGAACAGGCAAACTGAAACGTCTGAGCCGCTTAAAGACT ga